The proteins below are encoded in one region of Aequorivita iocasae:
- a CDS encoding ExbD/TolR family protein — translation MNLRGRNKVSAEFSMSSMTDIVFLLLVFFLLTSPAITPDALDLILPKAKGKTSNVQKASVSITKDGAYYVDKERVSEYSIESELKKTLAGQEEPTIILRAEEGVPIEDAVFVMDIANRNNFKVVLAVRPN, via the coding sequence ATGAATTTAAGAGGAAGAAATAAAGTAAGCGCTGAGTTCAGCATGAGTTCCATGACAGATATTGTGTTTCTGCTATTGGTATTCTTTTTGCTCACTTCGCCTGCAATAACACCCGACGCTTTGGATTTGATACTTCCCAAAGCAAAAGGGAAAACATCAAATGTTCAGAAAGCTTCCGTCAGCATCACAAAAGATGGTGCTTATTATGTAGATAAAGAGCGTGTAAGCGAGTATAGTATAGAGAGCGAATTGAAAAAAACACTTGCCGGACAGGAAGAACCTACCATTATTCTACGTGCCGAAGAAGGTGTGCCTATTGAAGATGCCGTTTTTGTAATGGATATTGCAAATCGCAATAACTTTAAAGTGGTATTAGCGGTACGCCCGAATTAA
- a CDS encoding MotA/TolQ/ExbB proton channel family protein translates to MLNFFIQEGAEVAQDLEPISEEKTLSIMDLLLNGGVAGQIIIMVLFVLLFVAVYIYFERLFAIKAASKMDSNFMNQIRDHVAKGNIQAAKVLCAQNNTPVSHLTEKGISRIGSPLEDINTAIENAGRLEVYKLEKNVSVLATIAGAAPMIGFLGTVIGMVLAFHQLATSSGQAEMGSLAEGIYTAMTTTVAGLIVGIIAYMGYNHLVVKTDKVVHQMEATAVDFLDILNEPA, encoded by the coding sequence ATGTTAAACTTCTTTATTCAAGAGGGTGCTGAGGTAGCACAGGATCTTGAACCAATTTCTGAAGAAAAAACGCTATCCATTATGGACCTCCTTTTAAATGGAGGGGTTGCGGGGCAAATAATAATAATGGTGCTTTTTGTACTGTTGTTTGTCGCGGTGTATATCTATTTTGAACGACTTTTCGCCATTAAGGCAGCTTCCAAAATGGACAGCAACTTTATGAACCAGATACGCGACCACGTGGCCAAAGGAAACATTCAGGCTGCAAAAGTACTTTGCGCCCAAAATAATACTCCTGTATCACATTTAACTGAAAAAGGAATTTCCAGAATTGGGAGCCCTTTGGAAGACATCAACACGGCAATTGAAAATGCCGGACGTCTTGAGGTTTATAAACTCGAGAAAAATGTAAGTGTATTGGCAACAATTGCTGGAGCGGCCCCCATGATTGGTTTCTTGGGAACCGTAATCGGGATGGTTTTGGCATTTCACCAACTGGCTACTAGTAGCGGCCAAGCTGAAATGGGAAGCCTTGCAGAAGGTATCTACACTGCCATGACAACCACGGTTGCAGGTTTAATTGTAGGGATTATTGCCTATATGGGCTACAACCATTTGGTTGTCAAGACTGATAAGGTGGTACACCAAATGGAAGCCACGGCCGTTGATTTCCTTGACATTTTAAACGAACCTGCTTAA
- the nhaD gene encoding sodium:proton antiporter NhaD — MESIIILIFVIGYLSITLEHPLKLDKTVPALIMASLIWAVLAIGFTSGWFDVINTEEQAFSFLSGGEHAMEGFEGTLLHHLGKTAEILIFLIGAMTIVEIIDLHRGFEVLKSAVKTKSKRKLLWIIGILAFFLSAIIDNLTATIVLITLLRKLIHKREDRLWYAAMVVIAANAGGAWSPIGDVTTTMLWIAKKVSAAGLIEYVVIPSIVCFALPFVIASYMPAFRGNIDVDAREDKAEEALLSSKTMLLLGLGMIVSVPIFKTLTHLPPYMGMMLALGVVWLVSEYIHPEEDFSKERRHLYSAHKALSRIEISSILFFLGILMAVAGLESLVYGVVNGEEVGTLRYLAEVLQSAIPNQDVVVILLGILSAIIDNVPLVAASMGMYDLPMDSVLWHFIAYSAGTGGSMLIIGSAAGVAAMGMERIDFIWYLKKITWLAFIGFIAGAGVFLLIERVLFHNA, encoded by the coding sequence ATGGAATCAATTATCATTTTAATTTTTGTAATCGGATACCTTTCTATAACCTTAGAACATCCATTAAAACTTGACAAAACGGTACCAGCGCTTATAATGGCTTCTCTTATTTGGGCCGTTTTGGCAATTGGTTTTACCAGTGGATGGTTTGATGTTATAAATACAGAAGAGCAGGCTTTCAGTTTTCTTTCCGGGGGTGAGCATGCCATGGAAGGCTTTGAAGGAACCCTCCTTCACCACTTAGGAAAAACAGCAGAGATACTCATTTTCCTTATTGGGGCTATGACGATTGTTGAAATTATTGACCTCCACCGCGGTTTTGAAGTTTTGAAAAGCGCCGTAAAAACAAAAAGCAAACGAAAGCTATTATGGATTATAGGGATATTGGCATTTTTTCTTTCCGCTATTATAGATAACCTTACCGCAACTATTGTACTGATTACCTTATTGAGAAAATTAATCCATAAGAGAGAAGACAGACTTTGGTATGCGGCTATGGTGGTTATAGCTGCTAACGCAGGTGGAGCGTGGTCTCCAATAGGTGATGTAACTACAACCATGCTGTGGATTGCCAAAAAAGTATCTGCAGCGGGTCTAATAGAATATGTGGTTATACCTTCTATAGTGTGTTTTGCCCTGCCATTCGTAATAGCAAGCTATATGCCGGCATTCCGTGGAAATATAGACGTTGATGCCCGTGAAGACAAAGCAGAGGAGGCTCTTTTAAGCAGTAAAACCATGCTTTTACTAGGTTTGGGAATGATTGTTTCCGTGCCTATCTTTAAAACATTGACACATTTGCCGCCTTATATGGGCATGATGCTTGCTTTGGGCGTGGTTTGGCTCGTTTCAGAATATATTCACCCCGAAGAAGATTTCAGCAAAGAAAGAAGACATTTGTATTCAGCACATAAAGCCTTGTCGCGTATTGAAATTTCAAGCATTCTTTTTTTCCTTGGAATTTTAATGGCAGTGGCAGGACTAGAAAGCTTGGTATATGGCGTTGTTAATGGAGAAGAAGTAGGAACGCTCCGCTATCTTGCAGAAGTGCTGCAAAGCGCTATTCCAAATCAGGATGTAGTGGTTATACTACTAGGTATCTTGTCTGCAATTATTGATAACGTTCCGCTTGTTGCTGCTTCCATGGGAATGTATGATTTACCTATGGATTCCGTCTTGTGGCATTTTATAGCCTATTCTGCCGGTACGGGAGGAAGTATGCTCATCATTGGTTCTGCAGCGGGTGTTGCTGCAATGGGAATGGAGCGCATAGACTTTATCTGGTATCTTAAAAAGATTACTTGGCTTGCGTTTATTGGTTTTATAGCGGGGGCCGGAGTATTTCTTTTGATTGAAAGAGTGCTATTTCACAATGCATAA